In the Mauremys mutica isolate MM-2020 ecotype Southern chromosome 13, ASM2049712v1, whole genome shotgun sequence genome, one interval contains:
- the OGFR gene encoding opioid growth factor receptor isoform X2: MARRKGGAAGSTTPPGRARRRRRKGRSRRRPEPTERERSPRQGGSGAPIRPAAHRWYCLFRKTYMFLRKVLSELNLSDAQERRRPAVSSIGYRGFEFLTGRNWTAAKDMQRYRHCYPGLKEREPDAEEEEMWNLSFYKNEIHFLPHGLFIDELLEAWQEDYETLEENHSYIQWLFPLREHGMNWRAKPLTCKEIQAFKNSKEVMQRFIRAYKLMLGFYGINLIDQETGEVQRAENWRQRFRNLDRFSHNNLRITRILKCLGEMGYEHYQVRLVKFFLTETLVFQTLPNVKRSALDYFLFTIRNKQKRRELIHYAWMHFKPQDKFAWGPHKKLQKYQLPSLKSQHCQKAEDKKESVGDKEAAGKNETSPPDREEKVGDAAYSETNKVTDECTSEEQSKCGAMYVAERGDIVEEREASLPQLEEKVLSEDLVGLGDGAESEHLKESKKRKLEMNRLTGKCAGLLKSPTDIEKISYNLGEFAINQETTETLPALPEKGDNVTAEEGDVSSEDLKASESSDAPVKRRKVDEAMPENSTVNMAINLNTDTTTCNVQATGAEKEEVSEEDTVVEEINVKTESGAEGASVNSLPGSETNEPGLPSLAGSGSMLREANSEIQNEEHQCNETLTVSESQVDDKEQKEGTENVGARRETKIPDKNRGQEVLQQCVVESCPEKVSARNTAQEINCIEDSAELNDQQTMAESGKNVAIAPEQGEEEGQ; encoded by the exons ATGGCGAGAAGAAAGGGTGGTGCTGCTGGGAGTACGACTCCACCTGGgagagcgaggaggaggaggaggaagggaaggagtcgCAGGAGGCCCGAGCcgacagagagggagaggagtccTCGCCAGGGTGGTTCAGGGGCTCCCATCAGGCCAGCGGCGCACAG ATGGTATTGTCTATTCAGGAAGACATATATGTTTTTGAGGAAAGTTCTTTCAGAGCTTAATCTTTCAGATGCCCAg gagcGAAGAAGACCAGCTGTCTCATCAATTGGCTATAGAGGTTTTGAG TTCTTGACTGGACGCAACTGGACAGCTGCAAAAGATATGCAGAGATACAGGCATTGTTATCCG GGTTTGAAAGAAAGGGAACCTGATGCTGAAGAGGAGGAGATGTGGAATTTAAGTTTTTACAAAAACGAAATTCACTTTTTGCCTCATG GCTTATTTATTGACGAGCTCCTTGAAGCTTGGCAGGAGGATTACGAGACTCTGGAAGAAAACCATTCTTATATACAATG GTTGTTTCCTTTGCGTGAACATGGGATGAACTGGCGTGCAAAGCCTCTCACATGTAAAGAAATTCAG GCCTTTAAGAACTCCAAGGAAGTTATGCAAAGATTCATTAGAGCTTACAAACTCATGCTGGGTTTTTATGGAATAAACTTGATCGATCAAGAAACGGGGGAAGTGCAAAGAGCAGAAAACTGGCGTCAGAGATTTCGCAACCTTGATCG GTTTAGTCACAACAATTTGCGGATAACTCGTATTCTGAAGTGTCTGGGAGAGATGGGGTATGAACACTATCAAGTACGCCTGGTCAAGTTTTTCCTAACAGAGACACTTGTTTTCCAAACACTCCCAAACGTTAAGAGAAGTGCCTTGGATTACTTCCTGTTCACCATCAGAAACAAGCAGAAGCGAAGGGAACTGATACACTATGCATGGATGCACTTTAAACCTCAGGATAAGTTTGCATGGGGGCCTCATAAGAAACTCCAGAAATATCAGCTTCCGTCGTTAAAGTCTCAGCACTGCCAAAAGGCTGAGGACAAGAAGGAATCCGTCGGAGATAAAGAAGCAGCGGGAAAGAACGAAACCAGTCCTCCAGACAGGGAGGAGAAAGTTGGAGATGCTGCATACTCAGAAACCAACAAGGTGACTGACGAGTGTACCTCAGAGGAGCAAAGTAAGTGTGGTGCCATGTACGTTGCAGAGCGAGGAGACATCGTAGAAGAGAGAGAAGCCTCACTTCCCCAACTAGAAGAGAAGGTTCTGAGTGAAGACCTTGTGGGCTTGGGGGATGGAGCAGAGAGTGAACACCTAAAGGAAAGCAAGAAAAGAAAGCTTGAGATGAACAGATTAACTGGTAAGTGCGCAGGGCTATTGAAAAGTCCCACTGATATTGAGAAGATCTCTTATAACCTAGGGGAATTTGCTATCAATCAAGAGACCACAGAGACTCTTCCGGCATTGCCAGAAAAAGGTGATAACGTAACAGCTGAAGAAGGTGATGTCAGTAGTGAAGACTTAAAGGCGTCTGAGTCATCTGACGCACCTGTAAAAAGAAGGAAAGTTGATGAGGCAATGCCAGAGAACAGTACCGTAAATATGGCAATAAACTTGAACACTGACACCACTACCTGCAACGTCCAAGCAACAGGGGCTGAGAAAGAAGAAGTTAGTGAGGAAGATACGGTTGTGGAAGAAATTAATGTGAAAACTGAGAGTGGTGCTGAAGGTGCATCTGTGAATTCATTGCCTGGTTCTGAGACTAATGAGCCTGGCCTGCCTTCTTTGGCAGGCAGTGGCTCAATGCTACGTGAAGCAAATTCAGAAATACAGAACGAAGAGCACCAATGTAATGAAACTTTAACAGTAAGTGAAAGCCAGGTAGACGACAAAGAACAGAAAGAAGGGACAGAAAATGTCGGTgcaagaagggaaacaaaaatccCAGACAAGAACCGGGGCCAAGAGGTTCTTCAGCAGTGTGTGGTGGAATCTTGTCCTGAAAAAGTCAGTGCTAGGAACACAGCGCAAGAAATTAATTGCATTGAGGACTCAGCAGAACTGAATGATCAGCAGACAATGGCAGAGAGCGGCAAAAACGTTGCAATAGCACCAGAgcaaggggaggaggaaggacagTAA
- the OGFR gene encoding opioid growth factor receptor isoform X3 produces MAAWMSFTGLEDGEKKGWCCWEYDSTWESEEEEEEGKESQEARADREGEESSPGWFRGSHQASGAQERRRPAVSSIGYRGFEFLTGRNWTAAKDMQRYRHCYPGLKEREPDAEEEEMWNLSFYKNEIHFLPHGLFIDELLEAWQEDYETLEENHSYIQWLFPLREHGMNWRAKPLTCKEIQAFKNSKEVMQRFIRAYKLMLGFYGINLIDQETGEVQRAENWRQRFRNLDRFSHNNLRITRILKCLGEMGYEHYQVRLVKFFLTETLVFQTLPNVKRSALDYFLFTIRNKQKRRELIHYAWMHFKPQDKFAWGPHKKLQKYQLPSLKSQHCQKAEDKKESVGDKEAAGKNETSPPDREEKVGDAAYSETNKVTDECTSEEQSKCGAMYVAERGDIVEEREASLPQLEEKVLSEDLVGLGDGAESEHLKESKKRKLEMNRLTGKCAGLLKSPTDIEKISYNLGEFAINQETTETLPALPEKGDNVTAEEGDVSSEDLKASESSDAPVKRRKVDEAMPENSTVNMAINLNTDTTTCNVQATGAEKEEVSEEDTVVEEINVKTESGAEGASVNSLPGSETNEPGLPSLAGSGSMLREANSEIQNEEHQCNETLTVSESQVDDKEQKEGTENVGARRETKIPDKNRGQEVLQQCVVESCPEKVSARNTAQEINCIEDSAELNDQQTMAESGKNVAIAPEQGEEEGQ; encoded by the exons ATGGCGGCTTGGATGAGCTTCACGGGGCTGGAGGATGGCGAGAAGAAAGGGTGGTGCTGCTGGGAGTACGACTCCACCTGGgagagcgaggaggaggaggaggaagggaaggagtcgCAGGAGGCCCGAGCcgacagagagggagaggagtccTCGCCAGGGTGGTTCAGGGGCTCCCATCAGGCCAGCGGCGCACAG gagcGAAGAAGACCAGCTGTCTCATCAATTGGCTATAGAGGTTTTGAG TTCTTGACTGGACGCAACTGGACAGCTGCAAAAGATATGCAGAGATACAGGCATTGTTATCCG GGTTTGAAAGAAAGGGAACCTGATGCTGAAGAGGAGGAGATGTGGAATTTAAGTTTTTACAAAAACGAAATTCACTTTTTGCCTCATG GCTTATTTATTGACGAGCTCCTTGAAGCTTGGCAGGAGGATTACGAGACTCTGGAAGAAAACCATTCTTATATACAATG GTTGTTTCCTTTGCGTGAACATGGGATGAACTGGCGTGCAAAGCCTCTCACATGTAAAGAAATTCAG GCCTTTAAGAACTCCAAGGAAGTTATGCAAAGATTCATTAGAGCTTACAAACTCATGCTGGGTTTTTATGGAATAAACTTGATCGATCAAGAAACGGGGGAAGTGCAAAGAGCAGAAAACTGGCGTCAGAGATTTCGCAACCTTGATCG GTTTAGTCACAACAATTTGCGGATAACTCGTATTCTGAAGTGTCTGGGAGAGATGGGGTATGAACACTATCAAGTACGCCTGGTCAAGTTTTTCCTAACAGAGACACTTGTTTTCCAAACACTCCCAAACGTTAAGAGAAGTGCCTTGGATTACTTCCTGTTCACCATCAGAAACAAGCAGAAGCGAAGGGAACTGATACACTATGCATGGATGCACTTTAAACCTCAGGATAAGTTTGCATGGGGGCCTCATAAGAAACTCCAGAAATATCAGCTTCCGTCGTTAAAGTCTCAGCACTGCCAAAAGGCTGAGGACAAGAAGGAATCCGTCGGAGATAAAGAAGCAGCGGGAAAGAACGAAACCAGTCCTCCAGACAGGGAGGAGAAAGTTGGAGATGCTGCATACTCAGAAACCAACAAGGTGACTGACGAGTGTACCTCAGAGGAGCAAAGTAAGTGTGGTGCCATGTACGTTGCAGAGCGAGGAGACATCGTAGAAGAGAGAGAAGCCTCACTTCCCCAACTAGAAGAGAAGGTTCTGAGTGAAGACCTTGTGGGCTTGGGGGATGGAGCAGAGAGTGAACACCTAAAGGAAAGCAAGAAAAGAAAGCTTGAGATGAACAGATTAACTGGTAAGTGCGCAGGGCTATTGAAAAGTCCCACTGATATTGAGAAGATCTCTTATAACCTAGGGGAATTTGCTATCAATCAAGAGACCACAGAGACTCTTCCGGCATTGCCAGAAAAAGGTGATAACGTAACAGCTGAAGAAGGTGATGTCAGTAGTGAAGACTTAAAGGCGTCTGAGTCATCTGACGCACCTGTAAAAAGAAGGAAAGTTGATGAGGCAATGCCAGAGAACAGTACCGTAAATATGGCAATAAACTTGAACACTGACACCACTACCTGCAACGTCCAAGCAACAGGGGCTGAGAAAGAAGAAGTTAGTGAGGAAGATACGGTTGTGGAAGAAATTAATGTGAAAACTGAGAGTGGTGCTGAAGGTGCATCTGTGAATTCATTGCCTGGTTCTGAGACTAATGAGCCTGGCCTGCCTTCTTTGGCAGGCAGTGGCTCAATGCTACGTGAAGCAAATTCAGAAATACAGAACGAAGAGCACCAATGTAATGAAACTTTAACAGTAAGTGAAAGCCAGGTAGACGACAAAGAACAGAAAGAAGGGACAGAAAATGTCGGTgcaagaagggaaacaaaaatccCAGACAAGAACCGGGGCCAAGAGGTTCTTCAGCAGTGTGTGGTGGAATCTTGTCCTGAAAAAGTCAGTGCTAGGAACACAGCGCAAGAAATTAATTGCATTGAGGACTCAGCAGAACTGAATGATCAGCAGACAATGGCAGAGAGCGGCAAAAACGTTGCAATAGCACCAGAgcaaggggaggaggaaggacagTAA
- the OGFR gene encoding opioid growth factor receptor isoform X1, which translates to MAAWMSFTGLEDGEKKGWCCWEYDSTWESEEEEEEGKESQEARADREGEESSPGWFRGSHQASGAQSRWYCLFRKTYMFLRKVLSELNLSDAQERRRPAVSSIGYRGFEFLTGRNWTAAKDMQRYRHCYPGLKEREPDAEEEEMWNLSFYKNEIHFLPHGLFIDELLEAWQEDYETLEENHSYIQWLFPLREHGMNWRAKPLTCKEIQAFKNSKEVMQRFIRAYKLMLGFYGINLIDQETGEVQRAENWRQRFRNLDRFSHNNLRITRILKCLGEMGYEHYQVRLVKFFLTETLVFQTLPNVKRSALDYFLFTIRNKQKRRELIHYAWMHFKPQDKFAWGPHKKLQKYQLPSLKSQHCQKAEDKKESVGDKEAAGKNETSPPDREEKVGDAAYSETNKVTDECTSEEQSKCGAMYVAERGDIVEEREASLPQLEEKVLSEDLVGLGDGAESEHLKESKKRKLEMNRLTGKCAGLLKSPTDIEKISYNLGEFAINQETTETLPALPEKGDNVTAEEGDVSSEDLKASESSDAPVKRRKVDEAMPENSTVNMAINLNTDTTTCNVQATGAEKEEVSEEDTVVEEINVKTESGAEGASVNSLPGSETNEPGLPSLAGSGSMLREANSEIQNEEHQCNETLTVSESQVDDKEQKEGTENVGARRETKIPDKNRGQEVLQQCVVESCPEKVSARNTAQEINCIEDSAELNDQQTMAESGKNVAIAPEQGEEEGQ; encoded by the exons ATGGCGGCTTGGATGAGCTTCACGGGGCTGGAGGATGGCGAGAAGAAAGGGTGGTGCTGCTGGGAGTACGACTCCACCTGGgagagcgaggaggaggaggaggaagggaaggagtcgCAGGAGGCCCGAGCcgacagagagggagaggagtccTCGCCAGGGTGGTTCAGGGGCTCCCATCAGGCCAGCGGCGCACAG TCTAGATGGTATTGTCTATTCAGGAAGACATATATGTTTTTGAGGAAAGTTCTTTCAGAGCTTAATCTTTCAGATGCCCAg gagcGAAGAAGACCAGCTGTCTCATCAATTGGCTATAGAGGTTTTGAG TTCTTGACTGGACGCAACTGGACAGCTGCAAAAGATATGCAGAGATACAGGCATTGTTATCCG GGTTTGAAAGAAAGGGAACCTGATGCTGAAGAGGAGGAGATGTGGAATTTAAGTTTTTACAAAAACGAAATTCACTTTTTGCCTCATG GCTTATTTATTGACGAGCTCCTTGAAGCTTGGCAGGAGGATTACGAGACTCTGGAAGAAAACCATTCTTATATACAATG GTTGTTTCCTTTGCGTGAACATGGGATGAACTGGCGTGCAAAGCCTCTCACATGTAAAGAAATTCAG GCCTTTAAGAACTCCAAGGAAGTTATGCAAAGATTCATTAGAGCTTACAAACTCATGCTGGGTTTTTATGGAATAAACTTGATCGATCAAGAAACGGGGGAAGTGCAAAGAGCAGAAAACTGGCGTCAGAGATTTCGCAACCTTGATCG GTTTAGTCACAACAATTTGCGGATAACTCGTATTCTGAAGTGTCTGGGAGAGATGGGGTATGAACACTATCAAGTACGCCTGGTCAAGTTTTTCCTAACAGAGACACTTGTTTTCCAAACACTCCCAAACGTTAAGAGAAGTGCCTTGGATTACTTCCTGTTCACCATCAGAAACAAGCAGAAGCGAAGGGAACTGATACACTATGCATGGATGCACTTTAAACCTCAGGATAAGTTTGCATGGGGGCCTCATAAGAAACTCCAGAAATATCAGCTTCCGTCGTTAAAGTCTCAGCACTGCCAAAAGGCTGAGGACAAGAAGGAATCCGTCGGAGATAAAGAAGCAGCGGGAAAGAACGAAACCAGTCCTCCAGACAGGGAGGAGAAAGTTGGAGATGCTGCATACTCAGAAACCAACAAGGTGACTGACGAGTGTACCTCAGAGGAGCAAAGTAAGTGTGGTGCCATGTACGTTGCAGAGCGAGGAGACATCGTAGAAGAGAGAGAAGCCTCACTTCCCCAACTAGAAGAGAAGGTTCTGAGTGAAGACCTTGTGGGCTTGGGGGATGGAGCAGAGAGTGAACACCTAAAGGAAAGCAAGAAAAGAAAGCTTGAGATGAACAGATTAACTGGTAAGTGCGCAGGGCTATTGAAAAGTCCCACTGATATTGAGAAGATCTCTTATAACCTAGGGGAATTTGCTATCAATCAAGAGACCACAGAGACTCTTCCGGCATTGCCAGAAAAAGGTGATAACGTAACAGCTGAAGAAGGTGATGTCAGTAGTGAAGACTTAAAGGCGTCTGAGTCATCTGACGCACCTGTAAAAAGAAGGAAAGTTGATGAGGCAATGCCAGAGAACAGTACCGTAAATATGGCAATAAACTTGAACACTGACACCACTACCTGCAACGTCCAAGCAACAGGGGCTGAGAAAGAAGAAGTTAGTGAGGAAGATACGGTTGTGGAAGAAATTAATGTGAAAACTGAGAGTGGTGCTGAAGGTGCATCTGTGAATTCATTGCCTGGTTCTGAGACTAATGAGCCTGGCCTGCCTTCTTTGGCAGGCAGTGGCTCAATGCTACGTGAAGCAAATTCAGAAATACAGAACGAAGAGCACCAATGTAATGAAACTTTAACAGTAAGTGAAAGCCAGGTAGACGACAAAGAACAGAAAGAAGGGACAGAAAATGTCGGTgcaagaagggaaacaaaaatccCAGACAAGAACCGGGGCCAAGAGGTTCTTCAGCAGTGTGTGGTGGAATCTTGTCCTGAAAAAGTCAGTGCTAGGAACACAGCGCAAGAAATTAATTGCATTGAGGACTCAGCAGAACTGAATGATCAGCAGACAATGGCAGAGAGCGGCAAAAACGTTGCAATAGCACCAGAgcaaggggaggaggaaggacagTAA
- the LOC123348969 gene encoding MRG/MORF4L-binding protein, translated as MGEAEGGSAGGAEKPPVPAGGAAPEPGAPAEEAVVWSPEVEVCLFHAMLGHKPVGVNRHFHMICIRDKFSQNIGRQISSRVIWDHLSTMYDMQALHESEILPFPNSEKNFILPEEIIQEVKEGKVMIEEEVKEEIKEELEPHAGPEEVYAPSGNLGKAAEKPSSKEKERSSSDSGSKEGADKRKRNRVTEKVLNANSNPSSPSAAKRRRT; from the exons ATGGGCGAGGCGGAGGGCGGCTCGGCCGGCGGCGCGGAGAAGCCCCCCGTGCCCGCGGGAGGGGCGGCTCCCGAGCCCGGCGCGCCGGCCGAGGAGGCGGTGGTGTGGAGCCCCGAGGTGGAGGTCTGCCTCTTCCACGCCATGCTGGGCCACAAGCCCGTCG GTGTGAATCGCCACTTTCACATGATTTGTATCCGAGATAAATTCAGTCAGAATATTGGACGTCAGATTTCCTCCAGAGTGATTTGGGATCATTTGAGCACCATGTACGACATGCAAGCACTA catGAATCTGAGATTCTGCCCTTCCCTAATTCAGAGAAAAACTTCATCCTGCCTGAGGAAATTATCCAAGAAGTGAAAGAAG GAAAAGTAATGATTGAAGAAGAGGtgaaagaagaaataaaagaagaGTTGGAACCTCATGCAGGCCCAGAAGAAG TTTATGCACCTTCAGGAAACTTGGGAAAAGCAGCTGAAAAACCAAGCAGCAAAGAGAAAGAAAGGAGCTCATCAGATTCTGGGTCCAAAGAAGGAGCTGATAAAAGGAAACGTAACAGAGTCACTGAAAAGGTCTTAAATGCAAACAGCAATCCCTCCAGTCCAAGTGCTGCAAAACGGCGCAGAACATAG